The following coding sequences lie in one Moritella viscosa genomic window:
- a CDS encoding HTH-type transcriptional regulator, ArsR family, translated as MNLIMDLLQFYKCLADDTRLKSLLLILKENELCVCELTHALEQSQPKISRHLALLRQKKLVIDRRQGQWVHYKINPNVPDWAQEILSLTLANNSNSLQQEVQRLGTMTCRPNREELCN; from the coding sequence ATGAACTTAATTATGGATTTACTCCAGTTTTACAAGTGCTTAGCAGATGATACTAGATTGAAAAGTCTATTGTTAATACTGAAAGAAAATGAATTATGTGTGTGTGAATTAACGCATGCATTAGAACAAAGCCAGCCAAAGATATCACGCCATTTGGCCCTGTTACGTCAGAAAAAATTAGTCATTGACCGACGACAGGGCCAATGGGTGCATTATAAAATTAACCCTAATGTCCCTGACTGGGCACAAGAAATATTGTCACTTACATTAGCGAATAACTCGAATAGTCTTCAACAAGAAGTACAGCGTTTAGGTACAATGACATGTCGCCCTAATCGTGAAGAATTATGTAATTAA